One genomic region from Candidatus Chlorobium masyuteum encodes:
- the ccoS gene encoding cbb3-type cytochrome oxidase assembly protein CcoS: MYTIFFLIGIGLFVGVAAWFLFIWAVKSGQFDDPEAPKYRMLDDDDEPAKTAEHGKREEK, encoded by the coding sequence ATGTACACTATATTTTTTCTTATCGGTATCGGGCTGTTTGTCGGTGTGGCGGCATGGTTCCTCTTTATCTGGGCAGTCAAAAGCGGGCAGTTTGACGACCCCGAGGCACCCAAGTACCGGATGCTTGACGATGACGATGAACCGGCAAAAACAGCCGAACATGGAAAGAGAGAAGAAAAATAA
- a CDS encoding AbiV family abortive infection protein: MKPLAHKQVEIARSMILENARSLLEEAKLLYVHGFFARAYTLAHLSSEEIVKIPMIVRAVLDEASGIPYDWKKLAKRLNSHTKKIEATLFHDYLQTEIRADDSDVNDYKAALETIPDLNNEKNNSIYCNFNNGIAVSPLQQISADSARVMIAVSNARIEWIKYQEKHTKGFLDGTFSEDFLERLRKIREIMDTLKNP, translated from the coding sequence ATGAAACCACTCGCCCATAAACAAGTTGAGATAGCCAGAAGCATGATTTTGGAGAATGCCAGGTCACTTCTTGAAGAGGCAAAGCTTCTTTATGTTCACGGTTTTTTCGCCCGTGCATACACATTGGCACATCTATCTTCTGAAGAGATTGTTAAAATTCCAATGATAGTCCGGGCCGTACTCGACGAGGCTTCGGGTATTCCATACGATTGGAAAAAATTGGCTAAACGCTTAAACTCACATACAAAAAAAATTGAGGCAACCCTTTTTCACGATTATCTCCAAACTGAGATTAGAGCTGATGATAGTGATGTTAATGATTATAAGGCTGCATTGGAAACAATCCCTGATTTAAACAATGAGAAAAACAACTCTATTTATTGCAATTTTAACAATGGTATTGCAGTGAGCCCATTACAACAAATAAGCGCAGACTCTGCACGCGTAATGATAGCGGTCAGTAATGCGCGTATTGAATGGATCAAATATCAAGAAAAGCATACCAAGGGTTTTCTTGATGGAACGTTTTCTGAAGATTTTCTTGAACGACTTCGAAAGATTCGAGAAATAATGGATACATTGAAAAATCCGTAA
- a CDS encoding sulfite exporter TauE/SafE family protein, which produces MTIPPLLAMMLSGIAGGFGHCISMCGPVVGALSVGETRKGLLHLLLYNLGRVTTYTILGGIVGLSGSFLLLAASIEALQRTIMIIAGLTIILMGLSTAEWLPLPVKSSGCSSGGSVMQKIMSLFKAPRSIGSYYPMGIVLGFLPCGLTYTALLASARAAMDAENPFAGMLMGALMMLLFGIGTAPALILVGKVVNTISHTTRKRFYRFASLIMIATGVWFIVSAW; this is translated from the coding sequence ATGACTATTCCACCACTGCTGGCCATGATGCTCTCCGGGATCGCCGGAGGATTCGGCCACTGCATCAGCATGTGCGGCCCGGTTGTCGGCGCTCTCTCGGTCGGCGAAACCCGAAAAGGTCTACTTCATCTTCTGCTCTACAACCTCGGCAGAGTAACCACCTATACCATACTTGGAGGTATTGTCGGCCTCTCCGGCTCATTTCTTCTGCTTGCCGCCTCCATTGAGGCTCTACAGCGCACAATCATGATCATTGCAGGGCTCACTATCATCCTTATGGGGCTCTCAACAGCAGAGTGGCTGCCGCTGCCAGTTAAAAGCAGTGGTTGCAGCTCCGGCGGCAGCGTGATGCAAAAGATCATGTCGCTCTTCAAGGCCCCCCGCTCAATCGGCAGCTACTACCCGATGGGTATCGTCCTCGGATTTCTCCCCTGCGGCCTCACCTACACCGCCCTGCTCGCCTCAGCAAGAGCCGCCATGGATGCGGAAAACCCCTTTGCCGGAATGCTCATGGGAGCCCTCATGATGCTCCTCTTCGGCATCGGTACCGCCCCTGCCCTGATTCTGGTAGGAAAGGTGGTCAACACCATCAGCCACACCACCCGCAAACGCTTTTACCGGTTTGCCAGCCTGATTATGATTGCCACAGGCGTATGGTTTATTGTTTCGGCATGGTGA
- a CDS encoding heavy metal translocating P-type ATPase: MSESETTAAECVQCDHCMQETGRNTAVTARIDGQTKYFCCHGCLGVYELVNSSSLDAFYRQRCDWQPGPPATGVKLQSAHFSDTVTIAGDEHRIELLLSGIRCASCVWLIEKFLVKVEGVLSARVNYATHKAIITWSGRKTTLDTILNAVRDIGYLPHPCHQNAGSTVFAEEKQDLLLRFGTAGFFSMQLMLFTAALYAGFFQGMESRYRVAFQLISWALASPVLFYAGFPFLSNAWRSLRRLTLNMDVLVALGSLSAYLYSIAMIPLGGEVFFDSAAMIITFILLGRFLEAGSRLKAGNAMAELAELQPQEALLLSESGQTTMVPISAVNPGDRIEVIPGDRIPLDGVVIEGEAEVNESMLTGESRPVLKEPGSSIFAGSFSMNGRLTIKVTGKASATLLSRIIKTVEDAHARKAPIQNIADKTAGFFVPVTILLAFATFLYWKLSSGSTVSALLNAVSVLVIACPCALGLATPLAILVGTSASGKKGILVKGGDIFETLSKTTTVVLDKTGTITRGKPSITDLHDFARTPAFLQHAASLEASSEHPTAHALAGAWDGDLLKVERFRAIPGRGVSGTIEGESWLAGSEAFMQQENIEITPEQQAIASRLDTEGKTVVMVACNKRVAGVIGLIDDLRDDALPMIKLLRKKGMKLKILTGDNRGVADYIAAKCGITDVQACLGPIEKAAVIRELKERGECVMMVGDGINDAPALTEADTGVTVGQASGIALESAGVAILKDDLRLISTLIDSSSKCFSVIRQNLFWAFAYNLIALPLAVTGVLHPIISAMLMATSSLVVVSNSLRLKKP, translated from the coding sequence ATGTCAGAAAGTGAGACCACCGCGGCTGAATGCGTGCAATGCGATCACTGCATGCAGGAGACCGGCAGAAATACAGCCGTAACCGCAAGAATTGACGGCCAGACGAAATATTTCTGCTGCCATGGCTGTCTCGGGGTCTACGAGCTTGTCAACAGCAGCTCGCTTGATGCATTTTACCGCCAGCGGTGCGACTGGCAGCCCGGCCCTCCGGCCACCGGAGTAAAGCTCCAGAGTGCCCACTTCAGCGATACCGTTACCATTGCAGGTGATGAGCACCGCATTGAGCTTTTACTCTCCGGCATACGATGCGCTTCATGTGTATGGCTTATCGAAAAGTTTCTCGTAAAAGTTGAAGGGGTACTTTCAGCAAGAGTCAACTATGCAACCCACAAGGCCATCATCACCTGGAGTGGGCGTAAAACAACGCTCGACACCATCCTGAATGCTGTACGGGATATCGGCTACCTTCCTCACCCCTGCCATCAGAACGCAGGCAGCACTGTTTTTGCTGAGGAGAAGCAGGACCTGCTCCTTCGCTTCGGAACTGCCGGATTTTTCTCCATGCAGCTCATGCTCTTTACGGCAGCGCTCTATGCCGGTTTTTTCCAGGGCATGGAGAGCCGCTACAGAGTCGCGTTTCAGCTCATCTCCTGGGCTCTTGCCTCCCCGGTTCTCTTTTATGCCGGATTTCCATTCCTCTCAAACGCATGGCGTTCGCTGAGGCGGCTCACACTCAACATGGATGTTCTTGTAGCGCTCGGTTCACTCTCGGCATACCTCTACAGTATTGCGATGATCCCCCTCGGAGGGGAGGTGTTTTTTGACAGTGCCGCCATGATCATCACCTTCATCCTTCTCGGCCGTTTCCTTGAGGCCGGTTCACGCCTCAAGGCGGGCAACGCCATGGCTGAGCTTGCCGAACTCCAGCCGCAGGAGGCCCTGCTTCTTTCCGAAAGCGGCCAAACCACGATGGTGCCGATTTCTGCGGTCAATCCCGGCGACCGGATCGAGGTGATCCCCGGTGACCGGATACCGCTTGACGGCGTCGTGATTGAAGGCGAAGCCGAAGTAAATGAATCAATGCTTACCGGGGAGTCCCGCCCCGTTCTGAAAGAGCCTGGCAGCAGCATCTTTGCCGGAAGTTTTTCCATGAACGGACGGCTCACGATCAAGGTCACCGGAAAAGCATCCGCTACCCTGCTCTCACGGATCATCAAAACCGTCGAGGATGCACACGCCCGCAAGGCACCAATACAAAACATTGCGGATAAAACCGCCGGCTTTTTCGTGCCGGTAACCATTCTTCTGGCTTTCGCCACCTTTCTCTACTGGAAACTCTCCAGCGGCAGCACGGTCAGTGCACTCCTGAATGCCGTCTCGGTGCTCGTCATTGCCTGCCCCTGTGCTCTCGGTCTGGCAACACCACTCGCTATTCTGGTCGGCACTTCCGCATCAGGCAAAAAAGGCATTCTTGTAAAGGGGGGAGATATTTTTGAAACTCTCTCAAAAACCACGACTGTTGTCCTCGACAAAACCGGCACCATCACCAGGGGAAAACCCTCCATAACCGATCTTCACGATTTTGCCCGAACCCCTGCTTTTCTGCAGCATGCAGCATCACTTGAAGCCTCTTCGGAACACCCGACGGCTCATGCTCTTGCCGGAGCATGGGATGGTGATCTCCTGAAGGTTGAGCGCTTCAGGGCAATACCGGGCAGAGGTGTTTCCGGCACTATCGAGGGCGAATCCTGGCTGGCTGGCTCGGAAGCGTTCATGCAGCAGGAAAACATAGAGATCACTCCTGAACAGCAAGCAATTGCATCACGGCTTGACACCGAAGGAAAAACCGTGGTGATGGTTGCCTGCAACAAGAGAGTTGCCGGAGTGATCGGCCTGATCGACGACCTGCGTGACGACGCCCTTCCCATGATTAAGCTGCTCCGTAAAAAGGGGATGAAACTGAAGATCCTGACCGGCGACAACCGGGGAGTGGCCGACTATATCGCAGCAAAATGTGGCATCACCGATGTTCAGGCCTGCCTGGGTCCGATTGAAAAGGCAGCGGTTATCCGCGAGCTGAAAGAGAGGGGTGAGTGTGTCATGATGGTCGGAGACGGAATCAATGATGCCCCTGCCCTCACAGAAGCCGACACGGGAGTGACCGTCGGCCAGGCATCGGGCATAGCGCTCGAAAGTGCTGGAGTGGCCATTCTCAAGGATGACCTCCGGCTCATCAGCACCCTCATTGACAGCTCTTCAAAATGTTTTTCCGTCATCCGGCAGAACCTTTTCTGGGCCTTTGCGTATAATCTGATAGCCCTGCCGCTTGCCGTCACGGGTGTGCTGCATCCCATCATCTCCGCAATGCTGATGGCGACAAGCTCGCTGGTGGTGGTGAGTAACTCTCTTCGATTGAAAAAACCTTGA
- a CDS encoding FitA-like ribbon-helix-helix domain-containing protein — MTQVIICKVEDKVNRLLIKRATMHGLSVEEEVGQILRCAVTETDQTQKKLGSRIAARFKDIGLTEPLTELHGHALEPVNFGS; from the coding sequence ATGACTCAAGTCATTATTTGTAAAGTCGAGGATAAAGTCAACAGACTTCTTATAAAGCGGGCAACCATGCACGGCTTGAGTGTAGAAGAAGAGGTTGGCCAGATTCTGCGGTGTGCTGTCACGGAAACGGATCAGACCCAGAAAAAACTGGGTTCACGCATCGCTGCGCGCTTTAAAGATATAGGTCTGACAGAACCACTGACTGAGCTCCATGGACATGCCCTTGAACCGGTGAACTTTGGTTCATGA